The following are encoded in a window of Vespula vulgaris chromosome 8, iyVesVulg1.1, whole genome shotgun sequence genomic DNA:
- the LOC127065826 gene encoding pecanex-like protein 1 isoform X1, with product MGSQTLEILRQGVWASLTGGWFYDPHLDVFSNTFHLYVWLFLLCLPFTIYLYFPPTLYVWLAYCSSIVVLFGTIKCINHALHCVYDTTECLEEPGQSISQQKSESEKRRVARNKHREQLQDQVDHGIELQVLNGKTDTPPVECSSRNSFIESNIQNADADSITSEYNREKPSSTIDLKVEIHRKNSSESSEEAQQLSKPMVTSINVHEAELVSAQYHEPRFRNIINEWRLKRQKCVVIAEEDRPGPRKLCRHASEDSRNRHSKQGSLGKTGSESQIKQTSSLELEHHGDDYAYWKSNQSVRRLNSNSIPMETHLMNDHPQSLEIISKKEDADKNKISSHPQSLEVITKKPHQQLIHPQSLETIGATNKNVNITDDNNLPLHPQSLETINTKKVLPQNTLTRNQLQLLPYLSYGSEIVHPIAEQSDEQFANESSGGFSLGDSYSPLLTRKTTNDNTTTSNRDRSLSTGRFDDRFSRFNGDTVVDNDSANSRDALLEEPKSSVKRRYSNASQSSHEYSDGERHKDKRHDKTKNIEDPLNSGSVVGIDWLFESSDCPIEPWTSKIFWTFTRSDDTDTSESLQTASTDYLHAKEPDSGSSSTTTLSIENEVKRKLLPQLEIDNKRHQGAIPKQSRPKPAQETADDNISCIEQIRPKPKRTMEIRKEKDRRETKFEQTTGSNNELSTLLPSPAPPLLAALLNSGRDLSAQSSTVSDLRPNRNSETRNSRARQSRLKRSNRTHRGPRPTRDDNVVPLTALFGLISNGECHLATNHNDTSEGAVHYFRDDNGGWLAYTFDEKGSGLATATQIPSSNNEKLLNTLLRQQLNQNLHYDANWELTDSLSNSYSSLSLNSAGLTVIIDTPPVLSSPASNQTKTQNSLPSNLISSNAGSSSQCPVGNPECDQLRHTLISRSDSMAERNRRLHSLLGNFNLYSYSSDSNNRVPVLTLPAHQEADINSSLSWNRFIDGLDGSDTKPKQTRHYYKWKIGRLPHVKVRFDRLSLLALLDRNLTTLETIVSTLLAVIVAGLGLILLQQGFYRDIFAFMFCFVTAGCQYSLLKSVQPDAASPTHGFNRIIVFSRPVYYILCSGFILIFNESLRNFKSSEFRVYGLRVVDCDVILQIRNVLLIFLLCFPIVFSLGLFPQINTFLMYLCEHLDIHLFGGNAATSLVSSIYCLARSIITVIILYGFAYGALTEPKSSQHILFSIFAGLLVAISYHLSRSSSDPSVIWDIVKSNLWPPEMYIEEKEAKIIENTTHRDNLTTTYKEAKIRTSGRKKDVKIKVGEQMSDSELVDPLPEKLRATVNARLKNDLIVCAVIGILSFGIHCSTVFTALQPELNPVLWGIVSCLGFLLHYVVPQLRKQLPWLCLARPVLRSHEHAQFEVREPVKIMWFEKAYVCLCFLERNILYPIVFLGALTECSSKIVSKFGESIGALIIVICGLKSLRSAYSDPSTRYLVLVFAVLFFKIDFRDLSETFLVDYFVTGIAFAKIYELLLKIRFIVTYIAPWQITWGSAFHAFAQPFSVPHSAMLFLQAGISAMLSTPLNPLLGSAIFISSYVRPVKFWERDYKTRRVDHSNTRMSSHLDRNLGADDNNLNSIFYEQLTRSLQHSLYGDLALGRWGNVEQGDCFLLASDYLNCLVHIVQLGNGLVTFQLRGLEFRGTYCQQREVEAISEGIEDNDNCCCCEMGHFSNVLSVNAAFSQRWLAWEVASAKYVLESYSISDNSAVSMLQVYEFRKVLITYYVKSIVFYALKSPKLKTWLENQDIIDALKTTLDKNFADLDPVFNMNIDEDFDFRASGITRSSFCNVYLDWIQYCATKHDKSLERTRDSNLVSLCLGLSLLGRRVLGAASHNTVSSVEFFLYGLHALFKGDFRITSPRDEWVLHDVELLRSVVAKGVRMALKLHQDHFMSSEQYIECCALYEAIDNHDKNLVISHEADPLWRNAVLSGAPSLLALRHVLDDGIDEYKVIMLNKRYLSFRVIKMNRECVRGLWAGQQQELVYLRNRNPERGSIQNAKQALRNIINSSCDQPIGYPIYVSPLTTSYAETNEQLCSIVGGPLSFGTIKSTVLKLWRRVRRRCGQGCSSGGTGSQDDGGFGNDGVYSMTTYNIHSGYGQSGHNTSGSQSMESGCQIGGSTGRGSLGRANTSSLGGNRGSLASVGKPTSSTLASLAGLLSNSDIKTESKSETSFSNKLDKEEVFQRVRIMDPNQVYDAINLGRRIDVIWPDEKMRQQGGRSGWQHWVPERGMEGCVVHRWSPNHRDPNRRSHVDKVILLVKIDDKYVPIAEQGVRDLGAEV from the exons ATGGGTTCGCAAACGCTGGAAATTTTAAGACAAGGCGTCTGGGCGAGCCTGACAGGAGGCTGGTTTTACGATCCACATCTCGATGTTTTCTCAAATACCTTTCATCTTTATGTCTGGCTGTTTTTGCTTTGTCTTCCATTTACGATATATCTC tATTTTCCACCAACATTATATGTTTGGTTAGCTTATTGTTCATCCATTGTTGTATTATTTGGCACAATAAAGTGTATAAATCATGCGTTGCACTGTGTCTATGATACAACTGAATGTTTGGAAGAACCAGGTCAATCTATCAGTCAACAGAAATCTGAAAGCGAGAAAAGACGTGTGGCACGTAACAAACATAGAGAACAATTACAAGATCAAGTGGATCATGGTATAGAACTTCAAGTTTTAAAtg GTAAAACTGATACTCCACCTGTGGAATGTTCATCCCGCAACTCTTTTATCGAGTCCAATATACAAAATGCAGATGCCGATAGTATAACATCAGaatataatagagaaaaaccTAGTTCTACCATAGATTTAAAAGTTgaaatacatagaaaaaatagTTCAGAAAGTTCAGAAGAAGCACAACAATTAAGCAAACCCATGGTAACAAGTATTAATGTACATGAAGCAGAATTGGTTTCTGCTCAATACCATGAACCACGTTTtaggaatataataaatg aATGGCGATTGAAGCGACAAAAATGTGTGGTGATAGCAGAAGAAGATCGACCAGGTCCACGTAAATTGTGTAGACATGCATCTGAAGATTCTAGAAATCGACACTCAAAACAGGGTAGCCTTGGAAAAACTGGGTCTGAGAGCCAAATAAAACAAACTAGTTCCTTAGAATTAGAACATCATGGTGATGATTATGCTTATTGGAAATCGAATCAAAGTGTTCGAAGACTTAATTCAAACTCAATTCCAATGGAAACTCATTTAATGAATGATCATCCACAAAGTCttgaaattatatcaaagaaagaagatgcaGACAAGAATAAAATCTCATCACATCCTCAATCATTAgag GTGATTACGAAAAAGCCACATCAGCAACTTATTCATCCACAAAGTCTTGAAACTATTGGTGCAACtaacaaaaatgtaaatattacagATGATAATAATCTACCTTTACATCCACAAAGTCTTGAAACAATTAATACTAAAAAG GTTTTACCTCAGAATACCTTAACAAGGAatcaattacaattattaccATATCTCAGTTATGGATCTGAAATAGTACATCCAATAGCAGAACAAAGTGATGAACAATTTGCTAATGAAAGTTCTGGAGGCTTTAGTCTTGGAGATTCCTATAGTCCATTATTGACTAGAAAAACAACGAATGACAACACTACCACTTCTAATCGTGACAGAAGTCTTAGTACTGGTAGATTTGATGATAGATTTTCAAG aTTTAATGGTGATACTGTAGTTGACAATGATTCTGCAAACTCTCGTGATGCACTTCTTGAAGAGCCAAAATCTAGTGTTAAAAGAAGATACAGTAATGCAAGTCAAAGTAGTCATGAATATTCTGATGGAGAGAGACATAAAGATAAACGAcatgataaaacgaaaaatatagaagACCCTTTAAACTCTGGCAGTGTTGTTGGAATAGATTGGTTATTCGAAAGTAGTGATTGCCCAATTGAACCATGGACAAGTAAGA TATTTTGGACTTTTACTCGATCTGATGATACGGATACATCAGAAAGTCTACAGACAGCTAGTACTGATT atCTCCATGCAAAAGAACCAGATTCGGGTTCATCTAGTACAACAACTTTAAGCATAGAAAATGaagtaaaacgaaaattaCTTCCACAATtggaaatagataataaacgTCATCAAGGTGCCATTCCAAAACAAAGCCGTCCAAAACCTGCACAAGAAACAGCAGATGACAACATTTCTTGCATTGAACAAATCAGACCAAAACCGAAACGAACAATGGaaattcgtaaagaaaaagatagacgaGAAACGAAATTTGAGCAAACCACTGGTTCAAATAACGAGTTGAGCACGCTATTACCTAGTCCTGCACCTCCATTATTGGCTGCATTATTAAATTCTGGCAGAGATTTGTCTGCTCAGTCCAGTACTGTATCTGATCTCAGACCTAATCGTAACTCTGAAACTAGAAATTCTCGAGCAAGGCAGAGTCGCTTGAAACGTTCGAATAGAACTCATAGAGGACCAAGGCCTACTAGAGATGATAATGTTGTACCATTGACCGCTCTGTTTGGTTTAATATCTAATGGAGAATGTCATTTAGCGACTAATCATAATGACACGTCTGAAGGGGCTGTGCATTATTTTCGAGATGATAATGGAGGATGGTTGGCATATACTTTTGATGAAAAAGGTTCTGGTCTTGCTACAGCAACACAAATTCCTTcaagtaataatgaaaaattgttgaatACTTTATTGCGTCAACAACTTAATCAAAATTTACATTATGATGCAAATTGGGAATTAACAGATTCATTAAGCAATAGTTATAGCAGTTTATCTTTAAATTCTGCTGGTTTGACAGTTATCATAGATACACCACCCGTCTTATCAAGTCCAGCGAGCAATCAGACCAAAACACAAAATTCATTGCcatcaaatttaatttcttcaaatGCTGGAAGCTCAAGCCAATGTCCAGTGGGAAATCCAGAATGTGATCAGCTTCGTCATACTCTTATTTCGCGTTCAGACTCAATGGCAGAAAGAAATCGCAGATTACATAGTTTATTaggaaattttaatttatattcttactCATCAGATTCCAATAATCGCGTACCTGTATTAACGTTGCCTGCGCATCAAGAAGCTGACATAAACTCAAGTTTATCTTGGAATCGTTTCATAGACGGTTTAGATGGATCTGATACAAAACCTAAGCAAACAAGACATTATTACAAGTGGAAAATAGGAAGATTGCCACATGTCAAAGTGCGATTTGATAGACTGTCATTGTTAGCTCTACTCGATCGTAATTTAACTACTCTAGAAACAATTGTTTCTACATTATTAGCTGTGATTGTTGCAGGTTTAGGTTTAATTTTGCTTCAGCAAGGGTTTTATCGAGATATCTTTGCTTTTATGTTTTGTTTTGTAACTGCTGGTTgtcaatattctttattaaaatcagTTCAACCAGATGCTGCATCCCCGACACATGGTTTTAATCGTATCATAGTGTTTTCTAGGccagtatattatatattatgttcaggatttattttaatctttaatgAATCATTAAGGAATTTTAAAAGTTCAGAATTTCGCGTATATGGTTTACGTGTTGTTGATTGTGACGTCATATTACAAATAAGAAATGTTTtactaatttttcttctttgcttcccGATTGTATTCTCATTAGGTTTGTTTCCACAGATAAACACTTTCCTAATGTATCTCTGTGAACATTTAGATATTCACTTATTTGGTGGAAATGCTGCTACCAGTCTGGTGTCTTCTATATACTGTCTTGCTCGTAGTATAATCACtgtcattatattatatggatTTGCATATGGTGCTCTTACTGAACCTAAATCTTCACAAcatatcttattttctatttttgctGGATTACTCGTAGCTATATCTTACCATCTAAGTAGATCATCTTCAGATCCTAGTGTTATTTGGGACATTGTGAAGTCAAATCTTTGGCCTCCAGAAATGTAcattgaagagaaagaagcaaagattatagaaaatacaaCTCATAGAGATAATTTAACTACAACCTATAAAGAAGCTAAAATTAGAACTTctggtagaaaaaaagatgtaaaaataaaagtcgGAGAACAGATGTCTGATTCAGAATTAGTTGATCCTCTTCCAGAGAAATTACGTGCAACTGTTAATGCCAGATTGAAAAATGATCTGATTGTCTGTGCTGTGATCGGAATTTTATCCTTTGGAATTCACTGTTCTACAGTATTCACTGCTTTACAACCAGAATTAAATCCTGTATTGTGGGGTATAGTCAGTTGCTTAGGATTTCTTTTGCATTATGTAGTACCACAGCTTAGAAAACAATTACCATGGTTGTGTCTTGCAAGACCTGTGTTACGTAGTCACGAACATGCACAATTTGAAGTACGCGAGCCAGTCAAAATTATGTGGTTTGAGAAAGCTTATGTTTGTTTATGTTTTCTTGAAAGAAACATTCTTTATCCTATTGTATTCTTAGGTGCACTTACTGAATGTTCATCAAAAATAGTATCGAAATTTGGAGAAAGTATTGGAGCCTTGATCATCGTTATATGCGGCTTAAAATCTTTACGCTCGGCATACTCTGATCCATCAACTCGTTATTTAGTCCTTGTTTTCgctgtccttttttttaaaatagattTTCGTGATTTAAGTGAAACGTTTTTAGTAGATTATTTTGTAACAGGTATAGCATTTgcaaaaatttatgaattgttattgaaaataagatttattGTAACATATATCGCACCATGGCAAATTACTTGGGGTAGTGCTTTTCATGCCTTTGCTCAACCATTCTCCGTTCCACATTCTGCAATGCTTTTTCTTCAAGCAGGTATATCTGCTATGTTAAGTACCCCATTAAATCCACTTTTAGGAAGtgcaatttttatatcatcgtaTGTACGTCCAGTTAAATTTTGGGAACGTGACTATAAAACAAGAAGAGTTGATCACTCAAATACTCGAATGTCTTCACATTTAGATCGTAATTTAGGTgcagatgataataatttaaattctatattttatgaacAATTGACACGGTCTCTTCAGCATAGTCTTTATGGTGATCTTGCTCTTGGTCGTTGGGGTAATGTAGAGCAAGGAGATTGCTTTCTTTTAGCATCTGATTATCTAAATTGTTTAGTACATATAGTGCAGTTAGGAAACGGTTTAGTTACTTTTCAATTAAGGGGTCTTGAGTTCAGAGGAACATACTGTCAACAAAGAGAG gTCGAAGCAATATCTGAAGGTATTGAAGATAATGataattgttgttgttgtgaaATGGGACATTTTTCAAATGTACTTAGTGTCAATGCAGCTTTTAGTCAGAGATGGCTTGCTTGGGAAGTTGCAAGTGCCAAGTATGTACTTGAAAGTTACTCGATTTCGGATAATTCAGCTGTGTCAATGCTGCAAGTCTATGAATTTCGTAAAgtattaattacttattatgTCAAAAGTATTGTTTTCTATGCTCTTAAGTCtccaaaattaaaaacttgGTTGGAGAATCAAGATATCATTGATGCACTTAAAACAACATTGGATAAAAATTTTGCGGATCTTGACCCTGTCTTCAATATGAATATTGACGAAGACTTCGACTTTCGAGCAAGTGGTATTACAAGAAGTAGTTTTTGTAATGTTTACCTTGATTGGATACAATATTGTGCAACTAAGCATGATAAG TCATTGGAAAGAACACGTGATTCAAATTTGGTATCACTTTGCCTGGGACTAAGTCTTTTGGGAAGACGCGTTTTAGGAGCAGCTTCTCACAACACTGTGTCAAGCgtcgaattctttttatatggtCTACATGCACTGTTTAAAG gAGATTTTCGAATAACATCGCCACGAGACGAATGGGTACTTCATGATGTTGAATTACTAAGAAGTGTTGTAGCTAAAGGTGTAAGAATGGCTTTAAAATTACATCAAGATCATTTTATGAGTTCGGAACAATACATAGAATGCTGTGCTCTTTATGAAGCCATTGACAATCATGATAAAAATCTTGTGATTAGTCACGAAGCTGATCCTTTATGGAGAAATGCTGTTTTAAGTGGAGCACCTAGTCTTTTGGCACttag GCATGTACTTGATGATGGTATTGAtgaatataaagtaataatgcTTAATAAACGTTACTTAAGCTTTCgagtaattaaaatgaatcgCGAATGTGTTCGAGGTCTTTGGGCTGGTCAACAACAAGAATTAGTATATTTAAGAAATCGAAATCCTGAACGCGGTTCTATACAGAACGCGAAGCAGGCattgagaaatataattaatagttcTTGTGATCAACCTATTGGATATCCAATTTATGTTTCGCCATTAACTACCAGTTATGCAGAAACTAATGAACAGTTATGTTCCATAGTTGGAGGTCCTTTAAGTTTTGGTACCATTAAATCAACTGTGTTAAAATTATGGCGAAG agtaagaagaagatgTGGTCAAGGGTGTTCATCGGGTGGAACAGGATCGCAAGATGATGGAGGTTTTGGAAATGATGGAGTATACTCTATGACCACATACAATATCCACTCTG GATATGGACAATCAGGTCATAATACATCGGGATCACAATCAATGGAATCTGGATGTCAAATTGGTGGTTCAACAGGACGTGGTTCTTTAGGTCGAGCAAACACAAGTTCTCTTGGTGGTAACAGAGGTTCACTTGCTTCTGTTGGGAAACCCACTAGTTCAACACTTGCCAGTTTGGCTGGTCTTCTTAGTAATAGTGACATCAAAACTGAAAGTAAAAGTGAAACAAGTTTTTCCAATAAACTTGACAAAGAAGAAGTCTTTCAGAGAGTTCGT atTATGGACCCGAATCAAGTATATGATGCAATTAATCTTGGTCGTCGAATAGATGTAATTTGGCCAGATGAAAAAATGAGACAGCAAGGTGGTCGGTCGGGTTGGCAACATTGGGTACCAGAAAGAGGAATGGAAGGATGTGTTGTTCACCGTTGGTCTCCAAATCATCGCGATCCTAATCGTCGATCACATGTTGATAAAGTTATATTGCTTGTTAAAATCGATGACAAATATGTTCCAATAGCAGAACAAGGCGTACGAGATCTGGGTGCAGAAGTTTag